A stretch of Saccharothrix texasensis DNA encodes these proteins:
- a CDS encoding glycosyltransferase 87 family protein translates to MLKTAAVKDKVRVLTALVVLIGAVASWRALRPSWQAPLPTWDTLAEERMQDFRDALYFPIREFLAGGNPYHPATMLDHWPVRQSFNLYQPYHLLLHAPFALPGYRVGAVAFALASLVLLVALAVLAAGRLRPHVPMALGTAVIATLLLLSQVGKAQLYVGQVNPLIAVGAAGALLARRDAPRWAAVALALAWLKPQFGLPLAVLLFVRGSRRVALTGTAVAAVAGLVVVVPLVARGGGVGPFLDVIAANLAHASQTAYGAVDSMTAQRIDLAAVLYRVTGGLPGGAEPFALVAVLVVTAVLVRRLDRMGQPAAADLLTCLAVVAAVVHQPGDVLIAVPSLVAVGVVWWQGRCERDWRLGMSVVLLLVPFAHLHFVSVAIREVTGARVDVTVDGVAVVVAWVSAAVFAATRRCSAVGTVRA, encoded by the coding sequence GTGCTGAAGACCGCGGCGGTGAAGGACAAGGTGCGGGTGCTCACCGCGCTGGTCGTGCTGATCGGCGCGGTGGCGTCGTGGCGCGCGTTGCGGCCGTCGTGGCAGGCGCCGCTCCCGACGTGGGACACCCTGGCCGAGGAGCGGATGCAGGACTTCCGGGACGCGCTGTACTTCCCGATCCGGGAGTTCCTGGCGGGCGGCAACCCCTACCACCCGGCGACCATGCTGGACCACTGGCCGGTGCGGCAGAGCTTCAACCTCTACCAGCCCTACCACCTGCTGCTGCACGCCCCGTTCGCGCTGCCGGGGTACCGGGTCGGCGCGGTCGCGTTCGCGCTGGCGTCGCTGGTGCTGCTGGTCGCGCTGGCGGTGCTGGCGGCCGGCCGGTTGCGCCCGCACGTGCCGATGGCGCTGGGCACCGCGGTGATCGCGACCCTGCTCCTGCTCAGCCAGGTCGGCAAGGCGCAGCTGTACGTCGGCCAGGTGAACCCGCTGATCGCGGTCGGCGCGGCGGGCGCGTTGCTGGCCCGGCGCGACGCGCCCCGGTGGGCGGCGGTCGCGTTGGCGCTGGCGTGGCTCAAGCCCCAGTTCGGCCTGCCGCTGGCGGTGCTGCTGTTCGTGCGCGGATCACGGCGGGTGGCGTTGACCGGGACGGCGGTCGCGGCGGTCGCCGGCCTGGTCGTGGTGGTGCCGCTGGTGGCTCGCGGCGGTGGCGTCGGGCCGTTCCTGGACGTGATCGCGGCGAACCTGGCCCACGCGAGCCAGACCGCGTACGGCGCGGTCGACTCGATGACGGCGCAGCGGATCGACCTCGCGGCGGTGCTCTACCGGGTCACGGGCGGGCTGCCGGGCGGCGCGGAACCGTTCGCGCTGGTGGCCGTGCTGGTGGTGACGGCGGTGCTGGTGCGGCGGCTGGACCGGATGGGCCAGCCCGCGGCGGCGGACCTGCTCACGTGCCTCGCGGTGGTGGCGGCGGTGGTGCACCAGCCGGGTGACGTGCTGATCGCCGTGCCGTCGTTGGTGGCGGTGGGCGTCGTGTGGTGGCAGGGCCGGTGTGAACGGGACTGGCGGCTCGGGATGTCGGTGGTGCTGCTGCTGGTTCCGTTCGCGCACCTGCACTTCGTGAGCGTGGCGATCCGGGAGGTCACGGGGGCGCGGGTGGACGTGACGGTCGACGGGGTGGCTGTGGTGGTGGCGTGGGTGTCGGCGGCGGTGTTCGCGGCGACGCGCCGGTGTTCGGCCGTGGGCACGGTTCGAGCGTGA
- a CDS encoding polysaccharide deacetylase family protein, whose translation MNTASVSLDLDNLWAYLKTHGDPEWESRPSFLPTAVPRLLEVFGAHGLTTTVFVVGADAERDDGARAVADITAAGHEVGNHSYGHEPWLHRYTRDRLEAELARTEAAIVAAGAPRPTGFRGPGYSVTRDLLELLAERGYRYDASTLPTWIGPLARAYHNRTAPTGGERDLFGGFSRVRAPNRAYRWRVGSGLVELPVTTMPLLRVPIHGSYLLQLHQLSPRVARAYFTAALRLCRARGVQPSLLLHPTDVLGAAEAPGMEFFPGMAVPGARKVEFLGWVLGALREHHFEVIGTGAHVDRLDAGLREHDTGLLARCGG comes from the coding sequence GTGAACACCGCCAGCGTCTCCCTCGACCTCGACAACCTCTGGGCCTACCTCAAGACCCACGGCGACCCCGAGTGGGAAAGCCGTCCCAGCTTCCTGCCCACCGCCGTGCCGCGGCTGCTCGAGGTCTTCGGCGCGCACGGCCTCACCACGACCGTCTTCGTCGTCGGCGCGGACGCCGAGCGCGACGACGGCGCGCGGGCCGTCGCCGACATCACCGCCGCCGGGCACGAGGTCGGCAACCACTCCTACGGCCACGAACCCTGGCTGCACCGCTACACCCGCGACCGGCTCGAAGCCGAGCTCGCCCGCACCGAGGCGGCCATCGTCGCGGCGGGCGCGCCGCGGCCGACCGGGTTCCGCGGCCCCGGCTACAGCGTCACCCGCGACCTGCTGGAGCTGCTCGCCGAGCGCGGCTACCGCTACGACGCCAGCACCCTGCCCACCTGGATCGGCCCGCTCGCCCGCGCCTACCACAACCGCACCGCGCCGACCGGCGGCGAACGCGACCTGTTCGGCGGCTTCTCCCGCGTCCGCGCGCCGAACCGCGCCTACCGCTGGCGGGTCGGCTCGGGCCTGGTCGAGCTGCCGGTCACCACGATGCCGCTGCTGCGCGTCCCGATCCACGGCTCCTACCTGCTGCAACTGCACCAGCTCTCGCCGCGGGTGGCTCGTGCGTACTTCACCGCAGCGTTGCGGTTGTGCCGGGCGCGGGGTGTTCAGCCGTCGTTGTTGCTGCACCCCACGGACGTGCTCGGCGCGGCCGAAGCGCCCGGCATGGAGTTCTTCCCCGGCATGGCGGTGCCCGGCGCGCGGAAGGTCGAGTTCCTCGGGTGGGTGCTGGGCGCGCTGCGCGAGCACCACTTCGAGGTGATCGGCACCGGCGCGCACGTCGACCGGCTCGACGCGGGACTGCGCGAGCACGACACCGGGCTGCTGGCGCGGTGCGGCGGGTGA
- a CDS encoding NAD-dependent protein deacetylase: MRTRPTLSWTPTGAPLPRTTSLDEVVRVVADGRVLVLSGAGLSTESGIPDYRGAAGSLRKHTPMTYDEFVGSAEGRRRYWARSHLGWRTIARAAPNTGHHAVAELHARGHLSGVITQNVDGLHQAAGTPDVVELHGSLDRVVCLDCRAVSAREDLDRRFRAANPAFEATATRINPDGDVDLAEHEVRSFRLVGCAGCGSGVLKPDVVFFGENVPRPRVERCYRLVDEADALLVLGSSLTVMSGLRFVRHAATASKPVLIVNKGETRGDVHATVRVDRPLGQALTELLARL; encoded by the coding sequence ATGCGAACCCGGCCGACGTTGAGCTGGACGCCGACCGGCGCGCCGTTGCCGCGCACGACCAGCCTGGACGAGGTCGTGCGGGTGGTCGCGGACGGCCGGGTGCTGGTGCTCAGCGGCGCGGGGCTGTCGACCGAGTCCGGCATCCCCGACTACCGGGGCGCGGCGGGCAGCCTGCGCAAGCACACCCCGATGACCTACGACGAGTTCGTCGGCAGCGCGGAGGGCAGGCGCCGGTACTGGGCGCGCAGCCACCTCGGCTGGCGGACCATCGCCCGCGCCGCGCCCAACACCGGCCACCACGCCGTGGCCGAGCTGCACGCCCGCGGCCACCTGTCCGGTGTCATCACGCAGAACGTCGACGGCCTGCACCAGGCGGCCGGCACGCCCGACGTGGTCGAGCTGCACGGCAGCCTCGACCGCGTGGTCTGCCTGGACTGCCGCGCGGTCAGCGCCCGGGAGGACCTCGACCGCCGGTTCCGCGCCGCCAACCCCGCCTTCGAGGCCACCGCCACCCGGATCAACCCGGACGGCGACGTGGACCTCGCCGAGCACGAGGTGCGGTCGTTCCGGCTGGTCGGGTGCGCCGGCTGCGGGAGCGGCGTGCTGAAGCCGGACGTGGTGTTCTTCGGCGAGAACGTGCCGCGCCCGCGCGTCGAGCGGTGCTACCGCCTGGTGGACGAGGCCGACGCGCTGCTCGTGCTCGGCTCGTCGCTGACCGTCATGTCCGGCCTGCGGTTCGTGCGGCACGCCGCCACCGCCAGCAAGCCCGTCCTCATCGTCAACAAGGGCGAGACCAGGGGCGACGTCCACGCGACCGTGCGCGTCGACCGCCCCTTGGGGCAAGCCCTGACCGAGCTGCTCGCCCGGCTGTAG
- a CDS encoding glycosyltransferase, with product MGTGGAEALVAGMARSGEQFGWHSAVASGGGHRAEALRACGVPTFTVPVARRRATGVLRATTATKAAIRSFRPEVVLAHNVSASVVARLAVLPGRLPLLTVFHGVAETDYTGAARILKRTSRTVVAVADATADRLRAAGVPDPVVIPNAVFPQPERVDRNAVRAVHGVAPDAPVALCPARLEPQKRHDVLLEAWAEVDGGAVLWLAGDGSLRDVLRVRAAELGIADRVRFLGNRCDVPDLLAAADVTVLTSDWEGMPVAVLESLAAGRPVVATDVDGVRQALAGGGGVVVPRRDPGATAKALRSLLFDPRAREELAEAGRASVRREHDPRLLMRSYDELLRTAIGRS from the coding sequence ATGGGTACCGGCGGCGCCGAAGCGCTCGTCGCCGGGATGGCCAGGTCGGGCGAGCAGTTCGGCTGGCACTCGGCCGTGGCCAGCGGCGGCGGGCACCGGGCCGAGGCGTTGCGCGCGTGCGGCGTGCCGACGTTCACCGTGCCCGTGGCGCGGCGCCGCGCGACCGGCGTGCTGCGCGCGACCACGGCCACCAAGGCCGCGATCCGCAGCTTCCGGCCGGAGGTGGTGCTGGCGCACAACGTCTCGGCCAGCGTCGTCGCGCGCCTCGCCGTGCTGCCGGGCAGGCTGCCGCTGCTGACCGTGTTCCACGGCGTCGCGGAGACCGACTACACCGGCGCGGCCCGCATCCTCAAGCGCACCTCGCGCACGGTCGTCGCGGTCGCCGACGCCACGGCCGACCGGCTGCGCGCGGCCGGCGTGCCCGACCCCGTGGTGATCCCGAACGCGGTGTTCCCGCAACCCGAACGGGTCGACCGGAACGCGGTCCGCGCGGTGCACGGCGTCGCACCGGACGCGCCGGTCGCGCTGTGCCCGGCCCGGCTGGAACCGCAGAAGCGGCACGACGTGCTGCTGGAGGCGTGGGCGGAGGTGGACGGCGGCGCGGTGCTGTGGCTGGCGGGCGACGGCAGCCTCCGGGACGTGCTGCGCGTGCGCGCCGCCGAACTGGGCATCGCGGACCGGGTGCGGTTCCTCGGCAACCGCTGCGACGTGCCCGACCTGCTGGCCGCCGCCGACGTCACCGTGCTCACCAGCGACTGGGAGGGCATGCCGGTCGCGGTGCTGGAGTCGCTGGCCGCCGGACGCCCCGTGGTGGCGACCGACGTGGACGGCGTGCGGCAGGCGCTGGCCGGCGGCGGGGGAGTGGTGGTGCCGCGCCGCGACCCCGGCGCGACGGCCAAGGCGCTGCGGTCGCTGCTGTTCGACCCCCGGGCCCGGGAGGAACTGGCCGAGGCGGGCCGCGCGTCCGTGCGGCGCGAGCACGACCCGCGGCTGCTGATGCGGTCCTACGACGAACTGCTGCGCACCGCGATCGGAAGGTCATGA
- a CDS encoding SAM-dependent methyltransferase: protein MDATEEYWETFYRDRDQVWTGKANELLVREAAHLDPGTALDLGCGEGGDALWLAEQGWRVTAVDVSAVALARGAARATEVGLASRVDWQRHDLARSFPTGVFDLVSAQFLHSSVAVEGEREGILARAAEAVAPGGRLLVVGHAGWPTWLADNPPVEYRFPTNADVLGALRLGPEWVVEVDESVEREIISPEQVHGTRTDVVLRLKRG from the coding sequence ATGGACGCAACTGAGGAGTACTGGGAGACGTTCTACCGCGACCGCGACCAGGTGTGGACCGGCAAGGCCAACGAGCTGCTGGTGCGCGAGGCCGCCCACCTGGACCCGGGCACCGCGCTGGACCTGGGCTGCGGCGAGGGCGGTGACGCGTTGTGGCTCGCCGAGCAGGGCTGGCGGGTGACCGCCGTCGACGTGTCCGCCGTGGCCCTGGCCAGGGGCGCGGCGCGGGCCACCGAGGTGGGGCTGGCCTCGCGCGTCGACTGGCAGCGGCACGACCTGGCGCGCTCGTTCCCGACCGGGGTGTTCGACCTGGTCTCGGCGCAGTTCCTGCACTCGTCGGTGGCGGTGGAGGGCGAGCGGGAGGGCATCCTGGCGCGGGCCGCGGAGGCCGTCGCGCCCGGTGGGCGGCTGCTGGTCGTGGGCCACGCCGGCTGGCCGACGTGGCTGGCGGACAACCCGCCGGTGGAGTACCGGTTCCCGACCAACGCCGACGTGCTGGGCGCGCTGCGCCTCGGCCCGGAGTGGGTGGTGGAGGTGGACGAGTCGGTCGAGCGGGAGATCATCAGCCCGGAGCAGGTGCACGGCACGCGCACCGACGTCGTGCTCCGCTTGAAGCGCGGCTGA
- a CDS encoding O-antigen ligase family protein encodes MTDRVASGRPGVPWRSGASGASGRPVGWVAGPAGVEGWLAGLVRVLACATVFAAPLEGYLLQVHGHLAKAPSALLVLAWAVLRARQRRAPEPHPAHVVLVALAVVLLASWAVHAGGPFATGYAVRWLPFLLITVVLIDVVSREAPLRAVLVATVAGAVVAAVGALAGLVAEGQTRAAGPLEDPNDLAYFLVAALPLVVALRHRVPTAVAAVVLAAGAAATFSRGGALALTAAVAWLLARRAVPLRALAGGVAALAVLGVAAVLFAGPELDRAVREKTHVAGTNVDTRELRWQAAARMVAEHPVLGVGPGGFREGYPAASNNAEIDEQTPVAHNMYLEVAAELGVPGFALFAALLVLTAATGERVRRTTDDPLPIVAVQASLIAVVVASTFLSQQYYLPLWSLVAVVAAADLRLRRASDVACAPRDQ; translated from the coding sequence GTGACGGACCGGGTCGCTTCGGGGCGGCCGGGTGTGCCGTGGCGGTCGGGTGCGTCGGGCGCGTCGGGCCGGCCGGTGGGGTGGGTGGCGGGTCCGGCGGGGGTCGAGGGGTGGTTGGCGGGGCTGGTGCGGGTCCTGGCGTGTGCGACGGTGTTCGCCGCGCCGTTGGAGGGCTACCTCCTCCAGGTGCACGGCCACCTGGCCAAAGCGCCGTCCGCGCTGCTCGTGCTCGCCTGGGCCGTGCTGAGGGCGCGGCAACGCCGCGCGCCCGAACCGCACCCGGCGCACGTGGTCCTCGTGGCGCTCGCCGTCGTGCTCCTGGCGTCCTGGGCGGTGCACGCGGGCGGTCCGTTCGCGACCGGGTACGCCGTGCGCTGGCTGCCGTTCCTGCTGATCACGGTGGTGCTGATCGACGTCGTCTCCCGGGAGGCGCCGCTGCGCGCGGTGCTGGTCGCGACCGTGGCCGGAGCGGTGGTCGCGGCGGTCGGCGCGTTGGCGGGCCTGGTCGCCGAGGGGCAGACGCGGGCCGCCGGGCCGTTGGAGGACCCGAACGACCTGGCCTACTTCCTGGTCGCCGCCCTGCCGCTGGTGGTGGCGCTGCGCCACCGCGTGCCGACCGCCGTGGCGGCCGTCGTGCTGGCCGCGGGCGCGGCGGCGACGTTCTCCCGGGGCGGCGCGCTCGCCCTCACCGCCGCCGTGGCGTGGCTGCTCGCCCGCCGCGCGGTGCCGCTCAGGGCGTTGGCGGGCGGTGTGGCGGCGCTGGCCGTGCTCGGGGTGGCCGCGGTCCTGTTCGCCGGACCGGAGCTGGACCGGGCGGTGCGGGAGAAGACCCACGTCGCCGGGACCAACGTGGACACCCGCGAACTGCGCTGGCAGGCCGCCGCGCGCATGGTCGCCGAGCACCCCGTGCTCGGCGTGGGGCCGGGCGGGTTCCGCGAGGGCTACCCCGCCGCGTCGAACAACGCCGAGATCGACGAGCAGACCCCGGTGGCGCACAACATGTACCTGGAGGTCGCCGCCGAACTCGGCGTGCCCGGCTTCGCGCTGTTCGCCGCGCTCCTCGTGCTCACCGCGGCCACCGGCGAACGCGTGCGCCGCACCACCGACGACCCGCTGCCGATCGTCGCCGTCCAGGCGTCCCTGATCGCGGTCGTGGTCGCCTCCACCTTCCTGTCCCAGCAGTACTACCTGCCGTTGTGGTCGCTGGTCGCGGTCGTGGCCGCGGCCGACCTGCGTCTGAGGAGAGCGAGCGACGTTGCGTGTGCTCCACGTGATCAGTGA
- a CDS encoding glycoside hydrolase 5 family protein: MQRNSAKLAGPDVWVGVNYWSRTGGPLMWRDYDPSVVDEELRVMREHGIGLTRSFCYWPDFMPAEDSLDGELLARYDDFLDRHRALGMRTIPTFVVGHMSGQNWDPAWRDGRDVFTDESFLDRQRWYVRELTERWHDHPAVAGWLLSNEIPIYADWRSRGIGTLDADAVTAWAAALIGEIRAAGATQPVSVGDGAWGVEVTGLDNGFRVRDLAPLIDFHGPHVYRMDDDQLRLHLGAAFVCELLDIGGKPVVLEEFGVTSDYASEENAAHYYRQVLHTTLLAGATGWIPWNNTD; encoded by the coding sequence ATGCAGCGCAACTCCGCCAAGCTCGCCGGCCCCGACGTCTGGGTCGGGGTCAACTACTGGTCGCGGACCGGCGGCCCGTTGATGTGGCGCGACTACGACCCGTCCGTGGTGGACGAGGAGCTGCGCGTGATGCGCGAGCACGGGATCGGCCTGACCCGCAGCTTCTGCTACTGGCCGGACTTCATGCCGGCCGAGGACTCGCTGGACGGCGAGCTGCTGGCCCGGTACGACGACTTCCTCGACCGGCACCGCGCGTTGGGGATGCGGACGATCCCGACCTTCGTCGTCGGGCACATGTCGGGCCAGAACTGGGACCCGGCGTGGCGGGACGGCCGGGACGTCTTCACCGACGAGTCGTTCCTGGACCGGCAGCGCTGGTACGTCCGCGAGCTGACCGAGCGGTGGCACGACCACCCGGCGGTGGCGGGGTGGCTGCTGAGCAACGAGATCCCGATCTACGCCGACTGGCGGTCGCGGGGCATCGGCACGCTGGACGCGGACGCGGTGACGGCGTGGGCGGCGGCGTTGATCGGCGAGATCCGCGCGGCGGGCGCGACCCAGCCGGTGTCGGTCGGCGACGGCGCGTGGGGCGTGGAGGTCACCGGGCTGGACAACGGTTTCCGGGTGCGCGACCTGGCGCCGCTGATCGACTTCCACGGGCCGCACGTGTACCGGATGGACGACGACCAGCTGCGGCTGCACCTCGGCGCGGCGTTCGTCTGCGAGCTGCTCGACATCGGCGGCAAACCGGTGGTGCTGGAGGAGTTCGGCGTGACGTCCGACTACGCGTCGGAGGAGAACGCCGCCCACTACTACCGGCAGGTGCTGCACACGACGTTGCTGGCGGGCGCGACCGGCTGGATACCGTGGAACAACACCGACTAA
- a CDS encoding phenylalanine 4-monooxygenase: MTSETVDVPARTPVAPDGTLGAAPLHPGLSDPAYLRRRDAIVARAEGHEVGEPSPPVTYTEREHETWRQVHTALAAVQEDAVCRAVLRARDIAPIPADHVPQHAEVGDRLHELTGFRFTLAGGIVPDERFLGAMARGYFHAVQYVRHPAMPLYTPEPDVLHDVHGHGTHLSSPWFADLYRLVGAAAARVSGAAALDLISRVYWFTLEYGVAVERGRVKAYGAALLSSYGELGRLHRAEIRPWAVPRVVTTPYTAAGYQPVLYAMPSLEHAADALHDFLDEFDEDTPARLGLPAPAEDEHGAVA, from the coding sequence ATGACGAGCGAAACCGTCGACGTGCCGGCACGGACGCCGGTGGCCCCGGACGGGACGCTGGGAGCCGCCCCGCTGCACCCCGGCCTGAGCGACCCCGCCTACCTCCGGCGCCGTGACGCGATCGTGGCGCGGGCCGAGGGCCACGAGGTGGGCGAGCCCTCGCCGCCGGTCACCTACACCGAGCGCGAGCACGAGACCTGGCGGCAGGTGCACACCGCGCTGGCCGCGGTCCAGGAGGACGCGGTGTGCCGGGCGGTGCTGCGCGCCCGGGACATCGCGCCCATCCCCGCCGACCACGTGCCGCAGCACGCCGAGGTCGGCGACCGCCTGCACGAGCTGACCGGGTTCCGGTTCACCCTCGCCGGCGGGATCGTGCCGGACGAGCGGTTCCTCGGCGCCATGGCGCGCGGGTACTTCCACGCCGTGCAGTACGTGCGGCACCCGGCGATGCCGCTCTACACGCCCGAGCCCGACGTCCTGCACGACGTGCACGGCCACGGCACGCACCTGTCCTCGCCGTGGTTCGCCGACCTCTACCGGCTGGTCGGCGCGGCGGCGGCCCGGGTGTCCGGCGCGGCCGCCCTGGACCTGATCAGCCGCGTGTACTGGTTCACCCTGGAGTACGGCGTCGCGGTCGAGCGGGGCCGGGTCAAGGCGTACGGTGCGGCGCTGCTGTCCTCCTACGGCGAGCTGGGGCGGCTGCACCGCGCCGAGATCCGGCCGTGGGCCGTGCCGCGGGTCGTGACCACCCCTTACACCGCCGCCGGGTACCAGCCGGTGCTGTACGCGATGCCCTCGCTGGAGCACGCCGCCGACGCCCTGCACGACTTCCTGGACGAGTTCGACGAGGACACCCCCGCCCGCCTCGGCCTGCCCGCGCCGGCCGAGGACGAGCACGGCGCCGTCGCCTGA
- the manD gene encoding D-mannonate dehydratase ManD, translating into MKIAAVEVVVTCPGRNFVTLRVTTEDGITGLGDATLNGRELAVEAYLREHVVPLLVGRDASAIEDTWQYLYRGAYWRRGPVTMAAIAAVDTALWDIKARAAGMPLYQLLGGACRVGALAYGHASGRDLPELFDSIRLHLELGFRAIRVQTGIPGLATVYGVAASAAGGGDRYDYEPARPTASPVEESWDTRAYLRHVPSVFEAVRSEFGPELPLLHDGHHRMTPIEAARLGKALEPYDLFWLEDATPGEDQAALRLIRQHTTTPLAIGEVFNSVHDYTTLLSERLIDYVRSAVTHTGGVTALKKVLDFAAVYGVKSGMHGPTDISPVGMAAALHLDLAVHNFGIQEYMPHSAETLEVFRTSYTFTDGLLHPSDAPGLGVELDVDAAARFPYRAAYLPVNRLADGTLHDW; encoded by the coding sequence GTGAAGATCGCGGCGGTGGAGGTCGTGGTGACCTGTCCGGGGCGGAACTTCGTCACGCTCAGGGTCACCACCGAGGACGGGATCACCGGGCTGGGCGACGCCACGCTGAACGGGCGCGAGCTGGCGGTGGAGGCGTACCTGCGGGAGCACGTCGTGCCGCTGCTGGTCGGGCGGGACGCGTCGGCCATCGAGGACACCTGGCAGTACCTGTACCGGGGCGCCTACTGGCGGCGCGGTCCGGTGACGATGGCCGCGATCGCGGCTGTCGACACGGCCTTGTGGGACATCAAGGCGCGTGCGGCGGGCATGCCGCTCTACCAGCTGCTCGGCGGGGCGTGCCGGGTCGGCGCGCTGGCCTACGGGCACGCGTCGGGGCGCGACCTGCCGGAGCTGTTCGACTCGATCCGGCTGCACCTGGAGCTGGGGTTCCGGGCGATCCGGGTGCAGACCGGCATCCCCGGGCTGGCGACGGTGTACGGGGTGGCGGCGTCGGCGGCCGGCGGCGGCGACCGGTACGACTACGAGCCGGCGAGGCCCACCGCGTCGCCGGTGGAGGAGAGCTGGGACACGCGGGCCTACCTGCGGCACGTGCCGTCGGTGTTCGAGGCGGTGCGGTCGGAGTTCGGCCCGGAGCTGCCGCTGCTGCACGACGGCCACCACCGGATGACCCCGATCGAGGCGGCCCGGTTGGGCAAGGCGTTGGAGCCGTACGACCTGTTCTGGTTGGAGGACGCGACGCCCGGCGAGGACCAGGCGGCGTTGCGGCTGATCCGGCAGCACACCACCACGCCGCTGGCGATCGGCGAGGTGTTCAACTCGGTGCACGACTACACGACGTTGCTGAGCGAGCGGTTGATCGACTACGTCCGGTCGGCGGTCACCCACACGGGCGGGGTGACGGCGTTGAAGAAGGTGCTGGACTTCGCCGCGGTGTACGGGGTCAAGTCGGGGATGCACGGGCCGACCGACATCTCCCCGGTCGGCATGGCCGCCGCGCTGCACCTGGACCTGGCCGTGCACAACTTCGGCATCCAGGAGTACATGCCGCACTCGGCGGAAACGCTGGAGGTGTTCCGCACGTCCTACACGTTCACCGACGGCCTGCTGCACCCGTCCGACGCGCCGGGGCTGGGCGTGGAGTTGGATGTGGACGCCGCCGCCCGCTTCCCCTACCGCGCCGCCTACCTGCCGGTCAACCGCCTGGCGGACGGCACCCTCCACGACTGGTGA
- a CDS encoding LacI family DNA-binding transcriptional regulator, whose translation MASRKPTIADVAALAGVSVAAVSKVVNGKAGISAPTRDRVLTAASKLRWTPSAAAVALRSAKTRAIGMVARRSPDLLSADPHFTLLISGIEGELSPLGYGLLLHIVGEEPSAEEVAYRRLADERRVDGVVLTESRVGDTRFELLRTLDVRTVLIGTPWRADPVPSVQATGPARGVRAAVEHLVAHGHRRIAYVSGPEDRVHTLHRRRVFEDALAAHDLAPSHSVVSDFTAAGAVDAIGKLLAEHRRPTAVLFANDSMAVAGMSAARRLGVDVPGELSVVGHDDLPLGELVYPQLTTVRQDLIGLGRAAARVLLASLGEVEDASVDVRPPELVVRESTGPAPDRT comes from the coding sequence GTGGCCAGCCGCAAGCCGACGATCGCCGACGTCGCCGCTCTCGCCGGCGTGTCGGTGGCGGCCGTGTCGAAGGTCGTCAACGGCAAGGCGGGCATCTCCGCGCCGACCCGCGACCGCGTCCTGACCGCCGCGAGCAAGCTCCGGTGGACGCCGTCCGCCGCCGCCGTGGCCCTGCGCTCGGCGAAGACGCGCGCCATCGGCATGGTCGCCCGGCGCTCGCCGGACCTGCTCAGCGCCGACCCGCACTTCACCCTGCTGATCTCCGGCATCGAGGGCGAGCTGTCCCCGCTCGGGTACGGCCTGCTGCTGCACATCGTCGGCGAGGAGCCGAGCGCGGAGGAGGTCGCCTACCGCAGGCTGGCCGACGAACGGCGGGTCGACGGCGTCGTGCTCACCGAGAGCCGGGTCGGCGACACCCGGTTCGAGCTGCTGCGGACCCTGGACGTGCGCACCGTGCTCATCGGCACGCCGTGGCGCGCCGACCCGGTGCCGTCCGTGCAGGCGACGGGGCCGGCCCGCGGGGTCCGCGCGGCCGTCGAGCACCTCGTCGCGCACGGGCACCGGCGCATCGCCTACGTGTCCGGCCCCGAGGACCGGGTCCACACCCTCCACCGGCGCCGCGTGTTCGAGGACGCGCTGGCCGCGCACGACCTCGCTCCCAGCCACTCGGTCGTGTCCGACTTCACCGCCGCCGGCGCGGTTGACGCCATCGGGAAGCTCCTCGCGGAGCACCGCCGCCCCACCGCCGTGCTGTTCGCCAACGACTCGATGGCGGTGGCCGGGATGAGCGCCGCCCGCCGGCTGGGCGTCGACGTGCCCGGCGAGCTGTCCGTGGTCGGCCACGACGACCTGCCGCTCGGCGAGCTGGTCTACCCCCAGCTCACCACCGTGCGCCAGGACCTGATCGGTCTGGGCCGTGCGGCGGCACGCGTGCTGCTCGCGTCCCTGGGCGAGGTCGAGGACGCGTCGGTCGACGTCCGGCCGCCGGAGCTGGTTGTCCGCGAGTCCACCGGACCGGCGCCCGACCGCACGTAA